TTGTGAAGTGATGGTGATGAAGTTGCTGCATTGTGAGATGATCTAATGATGCCCGGCCGGTCTTTTTTATGATTTAGGTTTTGcgatttaaaaatttcatatgaCATTGGAGATTTTCTACATTTATGAAACATTGATTGATGgtataatttaaatttatgatTAACATTCACAGCATAAAGCTACTTGGTAATGACTTCTAATGACTATAAGTTAGTTTTGAAAAGTAGTTCCCACGTAGGATGGATGATTTTAGAAGTTCTCTGTTACCGTTGGATCCCTTTGAGGCAAAAAGTATGGGCCAGTCATGTCTGCACCTTGATTAATGACAATGACTATGTACATCATACATGATATGGACAATTCATTCAAAAAACATCACTATCAACCTTCACATCAAACTAAGTACTGATTGTACCAAAATACTAAACAAAGATGTACCTGTGTCTGTAAAATAATTCCCATGTCTGTAAACAAAGCTTTTATGTGCTATGAATCAGTAAAATAgcttatttttacttttattaataGCTTTAGCTGGTTCTATAAGAAAGAACTGCTAAATATATGCTGAAAAATTCATCACCGACAAATACGCATACGATTTTATCTCTAACTAGAAAATCATGAGAGCAAGGCCCCCTCCATGTCCCAATCTACATATATTTGAAATAGACTATGGGTGAGATGACACCTGATTTTGATTGTGCTTAATATTGTTCAAATGTTCAAATAAGTAacgtaattttccttttttctcttcttaattttcttcaagaaaacatatatatatatatatatatatatatacatatatttgtataaaatgaatttatttgtcaaaatacGCTGAAAATTTCATCACCAACAAATATGCACACGATTTTATCTCTAACTAGAAAATCATGAGAGCAAGACCCCTCCATGTGCTAATGTCTTACATGGGACTGCATTTCAGCATCAAATCTACATATATTTGTAATAGACTATGGATGATTGTGCTTAATATTGTTCAAATGTTCAAATAAGTAatgtaattttccttttttctcttcttaattttcttcaggaaaacgtatatatataaatctgggtaaaatgtatttatttgtcaaaataaGCATCTTCAAGCTGTATCTATTTGTGTACATGTTTGAGATTGCCTCACTGTCCTATGGAGATCTGTGTGGTATAATAACCTGTGAATCTTAGATCCACGAATATGGGAAGAGGTGGAGTCAGCGGTTCGGAGATCGGATCCCCCCACCAGGAGGGAGGAGATCTAGGAAGCTATGGCAGTATGTCCTCCACTACCGCACCATAGGATTGTTCATGAGCCAAGTTAGTCTATCTTCAACTATAAGACCCAGCTCGAGAGCGTCATGCTCCAATGCAgtagctcgaactcagctcggTTGAATTTATGGAGTTCAAACTCGATTCACTCAAGTCCTGAAACGATAATTGAAAGGCGATGAATAAAATAATTTGACCTAAAGTCGACAACCGAACTCCTTTTTATAATCTCGTTCTAAAGCTGCTTTCCTTGTAAGTTTTTTCATAGAGTACTAAAGTCGAAGGCTGATAGTCCATGTACTGAAAAGTTTGCAAGAAAAAGAGATCCCAAAAAACCTTATAAATGGAGTAAAACCCCATTAGATTCAACAAGCTTTGAAAAAGGAGGAATCAGGAACAGCAAAAAGGGTCACGCTTTCCCAATATTGTGATAGATGTGCACTTTTAATGAGCCAACTTATAATTAGCTAAAACCCATTCGAGCCTAATCGGGACTAACTGAGTCGAGCTTACCTTGCTCGAGCTCAGCTTATTTATTTAAACGAGCTTattttttaactcgtttattAAACGAATAGAGGTTGAGCTGAGCGTATACAAATCGAGCTTGTGCTACTTCACTCAAATAACTTAACGCAATAGTTCTATGGGCTTCAAAGGCCTTAAATTTAACTATCTGTGTCTGCgaatttcattttattgaatgCTGGGATTATGTTATAGATAAAGGATATGAGGCAAAAAGGATGTAGGCGTTGGGGTAAGAATTTCCAACTCCCGTGACCTGAAGAGATATTGAAGTGGAAGGCAAGTGAGTAGTTGGGTGGGGTATGTAAACATAGGTTTTGGGAGTTATCTCAGCATTTTTTGATGTGGCATTTAATTTTAATGTACAAGCTTTCGAAGAGAACAATCTTGTTATAAGTTTAAATATGGTAGACTACTTAAAGATTTCTGTATTTATTGGACCGTTTTAGTATAAATTTGAAGAATTAGGAACTACAAGTTGTAGTAGTGGGTTGGGAGGGACTTTTTCTGATATTTATGAAAGGCTGGTCTCTTTTATCACCTCTGCCGCACTTCCAAACACCAGGAAAGGTTACAAACGGTGTACCCAGCCTGATGAGAGGCCTGCAACCCGCCCGACCCCAGCCCCGCTCCTGCCCCCCAAATATCAGTTTGGCTTCACTGACTTTGAATCATTTACCTAAAATGTTTCGCTTAAACTTCATTGGTTCAAATCCAGGCAGCTATTACGGTCCagtgtgttatttctctagGATATAAACAGTGGCAAGTTTAACATCTGAGTTGAAAGTTGTACCATAGGTCTACCCATCCATGTCCAAAACAATTAAAAGCACAACAATACAGCATCGCATTGGGGGTTTTATAACATGCACGGTTTACCCTTaatgaatattaaaaatatctacATTTATAAAACAAAGTTAAGGGGATCAATAAATCAAATCATACCAAGACACGACCAAGTGAGCTACAGTAAACCCTGCTGGTTCTCTCTTGAACGGCTCATTTCTGGGGAAAATTTTGAGTGAAATAGTTGGCGTATTACCATACGTCCTTCCTTTTAACTCTTTCGATGTTGTGGTACTCATTATTGTCATAGCCAAGCATGGAGGCATGTGCTCATCTTCTTGGATATTTGGAATGTTCTTTTCTCTATATCATCAActcttttcatcaaatttcagaggaagagagagatggagaaagaaGGGAGATTGAGGTTGAGGCCAATTGggatggaggaggaggtggagccGTTGGAGTTCATAGAAGAGATGACGAGTCATGTAGATGAGGTGCAACAGATGGTGCTGGATGACATCCTTTCCACCAACGCCTACACTGAGTACCTACAGAGGAATGGGATATTTGGAGGAAGTATAGACAGGAAAACCTTCAAGTCCAAGCTGCCAATCATTGAATACAAAGACATCCTACCCAACATACAGAGGATTCCAAACAGTGATCCTTCACCCATGTTCTCTGCCCAACCCATCTCCGAGTTACTAGTCaggtctccctctctctctctctccctctctctctctctctctttaaattgCACTTGGTTCACTTTTTGGAGGATGCTCTCCTCATAGTTATTAAGGAAAATTGATTTGGGTTGAGGGTTGCGATTCTTGAGCGTAATTGATTGGCTATTCCCCCcccaccctctttctctctcactcagaatgtgtttgtttcaccacgGACCTTAGATCCGCGATAATATGAGATCACTAGGATATCAGACTGATCCGTATGAGGATTTGTTGAATCAGTCTCTCACCCAGACGTTAGCAAAATTTTCAGTGCCAAAATGACGAGGAACAATAAGGCACAACGCaggattttctctcttctccaaaaaaatggagaggcccttactcttttctttatttttcctgaTCTCCAGGTGCCTCCCTTCTGTGAGGCTTATAGCTGGGTGTATAACCACCCATGACTCACGTCCCCAAGGGCTCCCACAAAATCGGGGCCTCATGGGTGACACACATCTCCAAGGGCTTCCACAAAATCAGGCCTCATGGGCTACAATCTCTCTAACCACCAACCACTTGCTTTAGGTGCTGCCATGTTCTCCAACGTTTTCAACTTGTTGGGCAAGTCCTGTGACAGGTGTCAAATGGTTGCTAGCTCGTAGACCGGGTCTTACTCCCGGATCATTCGTCCCCCCTCCAAAAAAAGGATGAAGCTCCAGCGaagtcaaaattcaaatgaGGGAATTCGGTCTGGCCGACTTCCCGGTTGTACCATTTTGCAGCTTGTGGGCGTTCACCCTTGCGCCCGATACGATAGCAAATATGCTGTCCTCTTCGCGTATTGGTTGTTTTGACTTCTAGAATAGTGTCGGATGATAGGACAGTAGCTTTTGTGATCAGAATATCATCAATTGGTGGTAAGACCTCTGGCTGTTCATCATCCAACATAGATGGTTCAAAAAGTTTGAGATTGTTGACGTTCACTACTGAATAAATTGCCATGTAATCGGGTAGTTCAAGTTGGCATGCATTGTCTCCCACCATTCGGATTATGCGAAATGGTCCATAATGAAGGGGCTTTAATTTCTGCGCTTTTTCCTTGAGTCGGTCAGCTCCAATGTGCAGCCACACCAGATCATTCACTTGAAATTGACCATGAACTCGATGTCGATCATGGCGTGCCTTATATCTTTGTTGAGCCCACTGCAGATTCTGCTTCACCTCTTGATGAATTTTTCTGATATGGTCAAGGAAGTGGCAAGCCTTGGCTGAAGGTGTAGTGACATTGTGATCTGCTTCATTTGGGGTGACCGTGAAGATCAAGTCGAATGGGCTAGATGGTAGGAAGCCAAGACAAGCTTCAAAAGGCGATTTTTGTGTCGACTCATGCATTGCTCTATTGAAGGCAAACTGAAGATACAGCAAACTATCATCCCACGTTTTTGGGTGCTGAGAATTATATCCCCGTAGCAAGTGTACCATGGTGCGGTTCACTACTTCCGTTTGCCCATCCGTTTGTGGATGGTAAGGAATGCTCATGTGAAGTTTGGTATCCATCAATTCCCACAACGTTTTCCAGAATTCACTTAGAAACTAACTATCATGATCTGAGATAATAGAGCTGGGCAGCCCAAAGTGGACCCAGACATTGTGGAAATATAGGCGAGCCGTCTGAACTCCAGTTATAGTCTTCTTGCATGGAACAAGAATAACCATTTTGGAAAAACGATCTACGACTACATAGAGATAATCATGTCCTCGCCTAGTAGTTGGTAGACCACCCACAAAATCCATGGATACACTTCCCACGGACGTGTTGGTACCGGCAGAGGTTGGTACAAGCCTATCTTACGGTTGCTGGGCTTGGAAATACTACATAGTGTACATCCTCGCACAAACCGACTAACATCTTGGTGTAAATTGGGCCAGTAGACATACCTCTGTAAATTTTGGATTGTTTTGTTGATTCCAAAATGTCCAGCCACCTTGGAGGTATGAGCTTCCCTCAACCACATGGTACGATCTGCCCCTTGTGGGATGCACAGTCGTCCATCCTTTTCCAGCAAGTGATTTTTGATAGTATATTCAGATTTTATGCCCGTTTGTGCAGCTTTGTAATGCTCACAAAAATCTGGATCATGCATATATAGATGGACGTAATCATCATGCTGGCTGGGTTGGATTTGCATGAAGCCGGTCAAGCAAACGGAGGCCTGTGGTGGCCGAGAGAGCATATCTGCCAATTTGTCTTGACTCCCCTGCTTGTACTTGATGACAATACTGAATTGCTGGAGGTAAGACATCCATTTCATATGGCACACTTGCTGCAGTTTTGACTGCGATTGGAGATACTGTAAGGGTCGGTGGTCGGTGTGTACCACGGTTTCTTTCCCTATCAAATAGCACCGCCAATGTTTAATGGCCTGATGTAATGCAAGAAGCTATTTATCATATGCTGAATAATTGAGTTGTGCTCCCTGGAATAGCTCGGAATAGTAGGCCACTGGTCGTTGTTCTTGCATGAGGACTGCTCCCATAGCGTAACCTGAAG
Above is a window of Nymphaea colorata isolate Beijing-Zhang1983 chromosome 8, ASM883128v2, whole genome shotgun sequence DNA encoding:
- the LOC116259303 gene encoding indole-3-acetic acid-amido synthetase GH3.2-like isoform X1 is translated as MEKEGRLRLRPIGMEEEVEPLEFIEEMTSHVDEVQQMVLDDILSTNAYTEYLQRNGIFGGSIDRKTFKSKLPIIEYKDILPNIQRIPNSDPSPMFSAQPISELLVSSRTSGGEQKIILLIANHHEGIYTIFGWLIPTVMNK
- the LOC116259303 gene encoding indole-3-acetic acid-amido synthetase GH3.2-like isoform X2 — its product is MEKEGRLRLRPIGMEEEVEPLEFIEEMTSHVDEVQQMVLDDILSTNAYTEYLQRNGIFGGSIDRKTFKSKLPIIEYKDILPNIQRIPNSDPSPMFSAQPISELLVR